The following are encoded in a window of Deferrivibrio essentukiensis genomic DNA:
- a CDS encoding fumarate hydratase produces MATPEFFYQDPFPLGKEKTKYRLLSKDGISIKDFNGQKMLVVEPEMLTFLANQAMRDVSFLLRAEHNEMVAKILSDPEASENDKTVALAFLKNAEIAANFELPFCQDTGTATIVAKKGQNVFTGANDAEYLSKGVYKTYTEENLRYSQTVALDMYKEKNTGTNLPAQIDIYATEGDEYKFLFVAKGGGSANKTYLFQETKALLNPEKLEKFLIEKMKTLGTAACPPYHLAFVIGGTSAEANLKTVKLASAKYLDELPTTGNEHGRAFRDIELEQKILKAAQELGLGAQFGGKYFCHDVRIIRLPRHGASCPVGMGVSCSADRNVKAKINKDGIWLEELDRNPGRLIPDEYRTKEEAGIPIDLNKPMKEVLAELSKYPVGTALRLNGTLIVGRDIAHAKFKEIIDSGKEVPEYLKKHPIYYAGPAKTPQGKPSGSFGPTTAGRMDSYVDLLQSHGASMIMIAKGNRSQQVTDACKKYGGFYLGSIGGPAALLAEKNIKKVECIDFPELGMEAVWKIEVENFPAFILVDDKGNDFFSRFK; encoded by the coding sequence ATGGCAACACCAGAATTTTTTTATCAAGATCCATTCCCTCTGGGAAAAGAAAAAACTAAATACAGATTACTTTCAAAGGATGGAATCTCAATCAAAGATTTCAATGGACAAAAAATGCTTGTAGTTGAACCTGAAATGCTGACATTTCTTGCTAACCAAGCAATGAGGGATGTATCATTTCTATTAAGAGCAGAGCATAATGAAATGGTTGCAAAAATTTTATCTGACCCTGAAGCTTCTGAAAATGACAAGACAGTTGCACTTGCTTTTTTAAAAAATGCAGAAATAGCAGCTAACTTTGAGCTCCCATTCTGCCAAGATACAGGTACGGCAACAATAGTAGCCAAAAAAGGGCAAAATGTTTTCACCGGTGCTAACGATGCAGAATATTTAAGTAAAGGTGTATATAAAACATACACGGAAGAAAACTTAAGATATTCGCAAACTGTGGCTTTGGATATGTACAAAGAAAAAAACACCGGGACAAATCTACCCGCACAGATAGATATTTATGCTACTGAAGGTGATGAATATAAATTTTTATTTGTAGCTAAAGGTGGAGGAAGTGCCAATAAAACATACTTATTTCAAGAAACAAAGGCACTTTTAAATCCAGAAAAACTTGAAAAATTTCTTATAGAAAAAATGAAAACGCTTGGTACTGCAGCTTGTCCACCTTACCATCTCGCTTTTGTTATAGGCGGAACAAGTGCAGAAGCTAACCTTAAAACAGTAAAGCTTGCTTCAGCAAAATATTTGGATGAGCTCCCAACTACAGGAAATGAACACGGTAGAGCTTTCAGAGATATTGAACTCGAACAAAAAATACTAAAAGCTGCTCAAGAACTCGGGCTTGGCGCTCAATTTGGCGGTAAATACTTCTGTCACGACGTCAGAATAATCAGATTGCCAAGACACGGTGCATCTTGCCCAGTAGGTATGGGCGTGTCCTGCTCTGCAGACAGAAATGTAAAAGCAAAAATCAATAAAGATGGGATATGGCTTGAAGAGTTAGACAGAAACCCAGGTAGACTTATCCCTGACGAATACAGGACAAAAGAGGAAGCAGGAATCCCTATTGACCTTAACAAACCTATGAAAGAAGTCTTAGCTGAGTTAAGTAAATACCCTGTCGGTACTGCTCTCAGACTAAATGGCACATTGATAGTAGGAAGAGATATTGCTCACGCCAAGTTCAAGGAGATTATAGATAGTGGTAAAGAAGTTCCTGAATATCTTAAAAAACACCCCATTTATTATGCAGGACCTGCAAAAACTCCTCAAGGTAAACCTTCCGGTTCTTTTGGCCCTACTACAGCAGGTAGGATGGATTCTTATGTTGATCTGCTTCAGTCACACGGTGCATCAATGATTATGATTGCCAAAGGTAACAGAAGTCAGCAGGTAACCGATGCTTGTAAAAAATACGGCGGTTTTTATCTTGGCAGTATAGGAGGGCCTGCAGCACTGCTTGCTGAGAAAAATATTAAAAAGGTCGAATGTATAGATTTTCCTGAGCTCGGAATGGAAGCAGTATGGAAAATTGAAGTGGAAAACTTTCCTGCATTTATACTTGTCGATGATAAAGGTAACGATTTCTTCTCAAGATTTAAATAA
- a CDS encoding DUF2155 domain-containing protein, with the protein MKRLIVLCLAVFIISCSQNTIKDEGSESAQPQKQQQVEQPAAQMQPTAEKAPVEKRIIVPEDVAKKYKSVILSVVDKKSNKDFETEVLIGQKSQASGTALSIEVEYYLPDFVMDADNKMTTKSADENNPAAKVKVYKGGELIFDGWLFKNFPDMHPFTDEEYAISLKGSVTK; encoded by the coding sequence ATGAAAAGATTGATTGTTCTTTGCTTGGCAGTGTTTATAATTTCTTGTTCTCAAAATACAATAAAGGATGAGGGTAGTGAAAGTGCACAGCCTCAAAAGCAACAGCAGGTGGAGCAGCCTGCAGCTCAGATGCAGCCTACTGCTGAAAAAGCTCCTGTTGAAAAACGCATTATTGTCCCTGAAGATGTAGCAAAAAAATATAAAAGTGTAATTTTGTCTGTGGTAGATAAAAAGTCTAATAAAGATTTTGAGACAGAAGTGTTGATTGGGCAGAAATCTCAGGCCTCTGGCACTGCACTTTCAATTGAGGTAGAGTACTATTTACCGGATTTTGTTATGGATGCTGACAATAAGATGACTACTAAATCAGCAGATGAAAACAACCCTGCCGCAAAGGTTAAAGTTTACAAAGGTGGAGAGCTGATTTTTGATGGTTGGTTATTTAAAAATTTTCCTGACATGCACCCTTTTACTGATGAAGAGTACGCTATTAGCTTAAAAGGTTCAGTTACAAAATAG